A portion of the Stigmatella aurantiaca DW4/3-1 genome contains these proteins:
- a CDS encoding penicillin-binding protein — MRDLKASRSVEPNARWLKLRVTLLGGLFLSLLAVAFGRAFFLQVYERDKLRGMAQDQYVRQIEIPARRGDIFDRRGAPLAQSVEVDSIWIDPSMLEDVRKASRSLAKALKLDAEDLHARLTRSKRFAWVKRQAKPQEVEAVKALGLPGLGFMKEPKRFYPQRELAAQVVGVVGTDGRGLEGLELGFEDELSGQNSRLSGFRDAKGRKLLMQGGTLDPLERQGAAVTLTLDRHLQYVAEKALTRAAEDSKAVGGMAVVLDPKTGELLALANYPRFNPNTPDQLDRSTLRNRAALDTFEPGSTMKSFVIAAALETHAIKADELFYCENGSWRIGRHTINDTHPNGWLNAQGILQNSSNICSAKVGQALGREKLVRAYQDFGFAARTGLALPGEGKGVIPFPKAEVALATQSFGQGMTATAVQIAAAYGALANDGVLMRPYLVSKVVDPDGVVLLENRPLEVRRVVSSQTARRVVGMLESVVTKEGSAIRAAMEEYRVAGKTGTAQKADPVARGYSDKRIASFAGVVPAENPRVVILVVVDEPKTDVYGGRVAAPAFKEIATAAMAHLAVPPSRTVTPAVAEAPVAPPVAVKSPLNSKPLPERPAVAEQGGQEEGTVRVPDVQGQAGREAVVKLLAAALEPQLLGSGRVVSQTPAAGSLVEKGARVTLDLAMRP, encoded by the coding sequence GTGAGAGACCTGAAGGCCTCGCGGAGCGTGGAGCCCAATGCGCGCTGGCTCAAGCTGCGCGTCACGCTGCTGGGAGGGCTCTTTCTCTCCCTGCTCGCGGTGGCCTTTGGCCGTGCTTTTTTCCTGCAGGTCTACGAGCGCGACAAGCTGCGCGGCATGGCGCAGGACCAGTATGTCCGCCAGATTGAGATCCCCGCCCGGCGCGGCGACATCTTCGACCGGCGCGGCGCGCCGCTGGCCCAGAGCGTGGAGGTGGACTCCATCTGGATCGATCCGTCGATGCTGGAGGACGTGCGCAAGGCGTCTCGCTCGTTGGCCAAGGCGCTGAAGCTGGACGCCGAGGACCTGCACGCCCGGCTCACGCGCAGCAAGCGCTTCGCGTGGGTGAAGCGTCAGGCGAAGCCCCAGGAGGTGGAGGCGGTGAAGGCCCTGGGGCTGCCGGGGCTCGGGTTCATGAAGGAGCCCAAGCGCTTCTACCCCCAGCGCGAACTGGCGGCGCAGGTGGTGGGTGTGGTGGGGACCGATGGGCGGGGCCTCGAGGGGCTGGAGCTGGGCTTCGAAGACGAGCTGTCCGGTCAGAACTCGCGCCTGTCCGGCTTCCGGGATGCCAAGGGGCGCAAGCTGCTCATGCAGGGCGGCACGTTGGATCCCCTCGAGCGCCAGGGCGCCGCCGTCACGCTGACGCTGGACCGCCACCTCCAATATGTGGCGGAGAAGGCCCTGACCCGGGCCGCGGAGGATTCCAAGGCCGTGGGGGGCATGGCGGTGGTGCTGGATCCGAAGACGGGGGAGCTCCTGGCCCTGGCCAACTACCCGCGCTTCAACCCCAACACCCCCGACCAGTTGGACCGCTCCACGCTGCGCAACCGGGCCGCGCTGGACACCTTCGAGCCCGGCTCGACGATGAAGTCCTTCGTCATCGCCGCCGCGCTGGAGACCCATGCCATCAAGGCCGACGAGCTCTTCTATTGCGAGAACGGCTCCTGGCGCATCGGCCGGCACACCATCAACGACACCCACCCGAACGGGTGGCTCAACGCCCAGGGCATCCTCCAGAACTCCTCCAACATTTGCAGCGCCAAGGTGGGGCAGGCGCTGGGGCGCGAGAAGCTGGTGCGCGCCTACCAGGACTTCGGCTTCGCGGCGCGCACCGGCCTGGCGCTGCCCGGCGAGGGCAAGGGCGTCATCCCCTTTCCCAAGGCCGAGGTGGCGCTGGCCACCCAGTCCTTCGGCCAGGGCATGACGGCCACCGCGGTGCAAATTGCCGCCGCTTATGGGGCTTTGGCCAATGACGGGGTGCTGATGCGGCCCTACCTGGTCTCCAAGGTGGTGGACCCCGACGGCGTGGTGCTCCTGGAGAACCGGCCCCTGGAAGTACGCCGCGTTGTGTCATCCCAGACGGCCCGGCGCGTGGTGGGCATGCTCGAAAGCGTGGTGACCAAGGAGGGGTCCGCCATCCGAGCCGCGATGGAAGAATACCGGGTCGCCGGAAAGACGGGCACCGCCCAGAAGGCGGACCCGGTGGCACGGGGGTACTCGGACAAGCGCATTGCTTCCTTTGCCGGCGTGGTGCCGGCCGAGAATCCTCGCGTTGTCATACTCGTAGTGGTGGACGAGCCGAAGACGGACGTGTACGGGGGACGCGTGGCTGCCCCCGCCTTCAAGGAAATCGCAACCGCCGCCATGGCGCACCTGGCCGTGCCGCCATCGCGCACGGTCACGCCTGCGGTTGCGGAGGCACCGGTCGCGCCCCCGGTGGCGGTCAAATCCCCTCTGAACTCCAAGCCTCTTCCCGAGCGGCCCGCCGTGGCCGAGCAGGGGGGGCAGGAGGAAGGCACGGTGCGTGTACCGGACGTG
- the ftsL gene encoding cell division protein FtsL: MSPVNSRNGASVGRVLLHLLPAVFLFALFAAVGILHVTSRVMVVDMGYRLSREESEGRTLTRENDRLKLELATLRAPSRLERVAREQLGMAMPSGSAVVALSPELPGPRRNAVRAEARTAPGVRVAERGDAR, encoded by the coding sequence ATGAGTCCGGTGAATTCCCGCAACGGGGCCTCGGTGGGCCGGGTGCTGCTGCACCTGCTTCCCGCGGTGTTCCTCTTCGCCCTCTTCGCCGCCGTGGGCATCCTCCACGTGACGAGCCGGGTGATGGTGGTGGACATGGGCTACCGCCTGTCGCGGGAGGAGTCCGAGGGGCGCACCCTGACGCGGGAGAATGACCGGCTGAAGCTGGAGCTGGCCACGCTCCGGGCGCCGTCGCGGCTCGAGCGGGTGGCGCGCGAGCAGCTGGGCATGGCGATGCCCTCGGGGTCGGCGGTGGTGGCGCTCTCGCCAGAGCTGCCCGGCCCCCGGCGCAACGCGGTGCGGGCCGAGGCGCGGACGGCTCCGGGCGTGCGCGTGGCCGAGCGGGGGGATGCGCGGTGA
- the rsmH gene encoding 16S rRNA (cytosine(1402)-N(4))-methyltransferase RsmH gives MAFSHQTVLLAEAVQLLQPGVGKVILDGTLGGGGHTEALLARGATVIGVDRDPVALAAATARLGGHAHFQARAGNFGELPRVAADVLPVDGVLVDLGVSSPQLDVAERGFSFNHDGPLDMRMGPEGRTAAELIAQEDERELARIIYELGEESFSRPIARELKRALPTRTLEAAEAVKRAVPRKAWPKRIHVATKTFQALRMAVNGELEALDALLGALPRLLKVGGRAAVIAFHSLEDRKVKEAFRNLVGACRCPPGLPVCACGGPGDFAPLTKKAVSASEQEVELNPRSRSAHLRAVEKIR, from the coding sequence TTGGCCTTCAGCCATCAGACCGTTCTCCTGGCGGAGGCGGTGCAGTTGCTGCAACCGGGAGTGGGGAAGGTGATCCTCGACGGAACACTGGGAGGCGGTGGCCACACGGAAGCGCTCCTGGCCCGGGGCGCCACCGTGATTGGCGTTGACCGGGATCCGGTGGCGCTCGCCGCCGCCACGGCGCGCCTGGGCGGCCACGCCCACTTCCAGGCCCGGGCGGGCAACTTCGGCGAGCTGCCCCGGGTGGCGGCGGACGTGCTGCCGGTGGATGGCGTGCTGGTGGATCTCGGGGTGTCCTCGCCCCAACTCGACGTGGCCGAGCGCGGCTTCTCCTTCAACCACGATGGGCCGCTGGACATGCGGATGGGCCCCGAGGGGCGCACCGCCGCGGAGCTGATCGCCCAGGAGGACGAGCGGGAGTTGGCGCGCATCATCTATGAGCTGGGAGAGGAGTCCTTCTCGCGGCCCATCGCCCGGGAGCTCAAGCGGGCCCTGCCCACGCGCACCCTGGAGGCCGCCGAGGCCGTCAAGCGCGCGGTGCCGCGCAAGGCCTGGCCCAAGCGCATCCACGTGGCGACGAAGACGTTCCAGGCCCTGCGCATGGCCGTCAACGGGGAGCTGGAGGCGCTGGATGCGCTGCTCGGCGCGCTGCCGCGGCTGCTCAAGGTGGGGGGGCGCGCGGCCGTCATCGCGTTCCACTCGCTGGAGGACCGCAAGGTGAAGGAGGCGTTCCGCAACCTCGTGGGCGCCTGCCGGTGCCCTCCGGGCCTGCCGGTGTGCGCCTGCGGGGGCCCCGGTGACTTCGCCCCGCTGACGAAGAAGGCCGTCTCCGCCTCGGAGCAAGAGGTGGAACTCAACCCCCGCTCTCGCAGCGCGCACCTGCGCGCGGTGGAGAAGATTCGATGA
- a CDS encoding STAS domain-containing protein has protein sequence MNWASESRQSIPAGAASARVETLCLEGELSEQDLHGVCEELFRRLQRGLRQAVVDFSEVAHMDYRGVKGLVARAEGFRRAGGDIKLSGLSPYLAAILRAAGAHGAFEVYPHMSDARAAFALARAPFV, from the coding sequence ATGAACTGGGCATCGGAGTCGAGGCAGTCCATTCCAGCGGGGGCGGCGAGTGCCCGCGTGGAGACGCTGTGCCTGGAAGGAGAGCTGAGCGAGCAGGATCTCCACGGCGTGTGCGAGGAGCTGTTTCGCCGCCTGCAGCGGGGGCTGCGCCAGGCGGTGGTCGACTTCAGCGAGGTGGCCCACATGGATTACCGCGGCGTGAAGGGGCTGGTGGCGCGCGCCGAGGGGTTCCGCCGTGCCGGCGGGGACATCAAGCTGTCCGGCCTGTCGCCCTACCTGGCCGCCATCCTGCGGGCCGCGGGGGCGCACGGCGCGTTCGAAGTGTACCCGCATATGAGCGATGCCCGGGCCGCCTTCGCGCTCGCGCGGGCTCCTTTCGTCTAA
- the mraZ gene encoding division/cell wall cluster transcriptional repressor MraZ yields MFRGVYEHQIDAKGRTSLPARLRETLVGAYDERLILTTALDPCLHAYPVREWEALETALGRRNPMEPGVKTLMRLYVASAQECPLDKLGRILIPPSLRAHAKLEKDMVWVGMVKVIELWSRDGWAKAQEEARAAADSADVARVLAELRQ; encoded by the coding sequence GTGTTCCGTGGCGTCTATGAGCACCAGATTGACGCAAAGGGGCGGACGAGCCTCCCGGCGAGGCTCCGCGAAACGCTGGTGGGCGCCTACGACGAGCGGCTCATCCTCACCACGGCGTTGGACCCCTGCCTGCACGCGTACCCGGTGCGCGAGTGGGAAGCGCTGGAGACAGCCCTGGGCCGGCGCAACCCGATGGAGCCAGGGGTGAAGACGTTGATGCGGCTCTACGTGGCCAGCGCGCAGGAGTGTCCGCTCGACAAGCTCGGGCGGATCCTCATCCCGCCGTCGCTGCGCGCCCACGCGAAGCTGGAGAAGGACATGGTGTGGGTGGGGATGGTGAAGGTCATCGAGCTGTGGAGCCGCGACGGGTGGGCGAAGGCACAGGAAGAGGCGCGGGCGGCGGCGGACTCGGCCGATGTGGCGCGCGTGCTCGCGGAGTTGAGGCAGTAG
- a CDS encoding PilZ domain-containing protein: MQNSPENESSVRLKVSYKTPEALIDEYTRSVGQGSVTLETRRSLTRGTRFVFEMQAEGVERPVEVVGEVVHVTPRPGGRYHLTVRYGMSTDRIGLDAVLQRIFAQEQEKLRRYPRIPLNVRAIESTPFSPAFYVRDISRGGVGMEVDAASLPPMVRVGAPFLLEMELAPGPLLLPGEVVWTSTAFRAHSPVTPIFGVHFKDLPQETAEKLEALVTLESLPPGPWWARVSFGQEALSRLT, from the coding sequence ATGCAGAACTCTCCGGAGAATGAGTCCAGCGTCCGCCTCAAGGTGTCCTACAAGACGCCCGAGGCCCTCATTGACGAGTACACCCGGAGCGTCGGCCAGGGGAGTGTGACCCTGGAGACACGGCGCAGCCTGACGCGAGGCACGCGCTTCGTCTTCGAGATGCAGGCCGAAGGGGTGGAGCGCCCCGTGGAGGTGGTGGGCGAGGTGGTGCACGTGACGCCCCGGCCCGGGGGCCGCTACCACCTCACCGTGCGCTACGGCATGAGCACGGACCGGATCGGCCTTGACGCGGTGCTGCAACGCATCTTCGCCCAGGAGCAGGAGAAGCTGCGGCGCTACCCGCGCATCCCCCTGAACGTGCGCGCCATCGAGTCCACCCCCTTCTCCCCCGCCTTCTATGTGCGGGACATCTCCCGCGGAGGGGTGGGCATGGAGGTGGATGCCGCCTCGCTGCCCCCCATGGTGCGGGTAGGGGCCCCCTTCCTCCTGGAGATGGAGCTGGCGCCCGGCCCGCTGCTGCTGCCCGGCGAAGTGGTTTGGACCTCAACGGCTTTCCGGGCGCATTCGCCGGTGACCCCCATCTTCGGCGTCCACTTCAAGGATCTGCCGCAGGAGACCGCCGAGAAGCTGGAGGCGCTGGTGACGCTGGAGTCGCTGCCCCCCGGCCCCTGGTGGGCCCGGGTCAGCTTCGGGCAAGAGGCCCTGTCCCGGCTCACCTGA
- a CDS encoding phosphatase domain-containing protein, with product MNLRLLLATSLLFVSAAASAGPAVLLYPALGRTDGVVLQGQVLKEAPSAGSSVLSRNLRRLTAPTWKGARVEVSFLGATATVTSGSEGHFEVNLPPPEGAAFPAGLHLAQARVADVDTLARVEIVAEATPFLVISDFDDTLAVSHVIRPVKLMESALLRDADSQEVVPGMADFYGCLRAPSAPAFALVSGSPVQYVPRVASFLGRHRFPSFALYLRNLGPGTLSNYKQPEIRRLLRQFSQPVVLVGDSGEKDPEIYAQIREEFPGRVKAIYIREAGRTENASRFQDMVLFREARAAAEHAVANGLADGACVSEAFAPAASVSGGGVP from the coding sequence TTGAATCTCCGCCTCCTTCTCGCCACCAGCCTGCTGTTCGTCTCCGCCGCCGCGTCCGCGGGCCCCGCGGTGCTGCTCTATCCGGCCCTGGGCCGGACCGATGGGGTGGTGCTCCAGGGGCAGGTCTTGAAGGAGGCCCCCTCGGCGGGAAGCTCCGTGCTGTCGCGCAACCTGCGCCGGCTCACCGCGCCCACTTGGAAGGGGGCGCGGGTGGAGGTGTCCTTTCTGGGCGCCACCGCCACCGTGACCAGCGGCAGCGAGGGGCACTTCGAGGTGAACCTTCCGCCTCCGGAAGGGGCTGCTTTCCCCGCGGGGCTCCACCTGGCGCAGGCGAGGGTCGCGGACGTGGACACCCTGGCGCGGGTGGAGATCGTGGCGGAGGCCACCCCCTTTCTCGTCATCTCGGACTTCGATGACACGCTGGCGGTCAGTCATGTCATCCGGCCGGTCAAGCTGATGGAGTCGGCCCTGCTGCGTGACGCGGACTCGCAGGAGGTGGTTCCCGGCATGGCGGACTTCTATGGCTGCCTCCGGGCGCCGTCGGCGCCGGCCTTTGCGCTGGTGAGCGGCTCGCCCGTCCAGTACGTGCCGCGGGTGGCCTCCTTTCTCGGGCGCCACCGGTTCCCCTCGTTCGCGCTGTACTTGAGGAACCTCGGGCCGGGCACGCTCTCCAACTACAAGCAGCCCGAGATCCGCCGGTTGCTGCGCCAGTTCTCCCAGCCGGTGGTGCTGGTGGGGGACTCGGGCGAGAAGGATCCGGAGATCTACGCGCAGATCCGCGAGGAGTTCCCCGGGCGCGTGAAGGCCATCTACATCCGCGAGGCGGGCCGCACCGAGAACGCCAGCCGGTTCCAGGACATGGTCCTCTTTCGCGAGGCCCGTGCCGCGGCCGAGCATGCCGTGGCGAACGGGCTCGCCGACGGCGCCTGTGTCAGCGAGGCGTTTGCCCCGGCGGCGTCCGTCTCGGGGGGCGGCGTTCCATGA
- a CDS encoding CarD family transcriptional regulator — translation MPEGLQLSVGDRVVYPNQGVCLISAIEVKEVAGQKLTFVTMRREEDGAVVMVPQAKVQAIGVRKVAGPAEVEQIYAFLRSDSDKADLDWKQRARTNLDRMTQGGILGLAEVVKGLQVLSELRPLPTKERELYDNARHLLVTEVAAALSIPEVNAEDSIDIVLFPPGKERPKRTVAEFKVRGEDDEDLGLDGDLLGLDSELDLPAEEEEAPAEEEPAEEPAGDEDEEAAPKKAKAPAEEEGAEGETPKRKRGRPPKPKPEGEAAEPAAPKKRGRPPKPKPEGEAAEPAAPKKRGRPPKKKPEGETE, via the coding sequence ATGCCAGAAGGACTCCAGCTCTCCGTCGGTGATCGAGTGGTGTACCCCAACCAGGGGGTGTGCCTCATCTCGGCCATCGAAGTGAAAGAGGTGGCCGGTCAAAAGCTCACGTTCGTCACCATGCGCCGGGAAGAGGACGGCGCGGTGGTGATGGTGCCGCAGGCCAAGGTACAGGCCATCGGCGTGCGCAAAGTGGCTGGCCCTGCCGAGGTCGAGCAGATCTACGCCTTCCTCCGGTCGGACAGTGACAAGGCCGATCTGGACTGGAAGCAGCGCGCCCGTACGAACCTGGACCGGATGACGCAGGGCGGCATCCTGGGTCTGGCCGAGGTGGTCAAGGGGCTCCAGGTGCTCAGCGAGCTGAGGCCGCTGCCCACCAAGGAGCGCGAGCTCTACGACAACGCCCGGCACCTGCTGGTCACCGAGGTGGCCGCCGCGCTGAGCATTCCCGAGGTCAACGCCGAGGACTCCATCGACATCGTCCTCTTCCCGCCGGGCAAGGAACGCCCCAAGCGCACCGTGGCGGAGTTCAAGGTGCGCGGCGAGGACGACGAGGATCTCGGGCTGGATGGGGATCTGCTGGGGCTCGACAGCGAGCTGGACCTGCCCGCCGAAGAGGAAGAGGCCCCCGCCGAAGAAGAGCCCGCCGAGGAGCCCGCCGGAGACGAGGACGAGGAGGCCGCTCCCAAGAAGGCAAAGGCCCCCGCCGAGGAAGAGGGCGCGGAGGGCGAGACGCCCAAGCGCAAGCGGGGCCGTCCGCCCAAGCCCAAGCCGGAGGGCGAGGCCGCCGAGCCCGCCGCCCCCAAGAAGCGGGGCCGTCCGCCCAAGCCCAAGCCGGAGGGCGAGGCCGCCGAGCCCGCCGCCCCCAAGAAGCGGGGGCGCCCGCCCAAGAAGAAGCCCGAGGGTGAGACCGAGTAG